One window of Artemia franciscana chromosome 16, ASM3288406v1, whole genome shotgun sequence genomic DNA carries:
- the LOC136037178 gene encoding ER membrane protein complex subunit 4-like produces the protein MVELASPPGYSSVSTLSQEVVNKQQDASLITKRSWDIAVAPLKQIPMNLFIMYMAGSSISIFPIMMVGMMLVRPLRAILSLNSSFSALESAQSINLLAQKFVFCIGQFVCLCLALYKCQGMGLLPTHPSDWLDFIAPRERTEFASGGLSYT, from the exons ATGGTAGAACTTGCATCTCCACCTGGATATTCATCAGTTTCAACTCTATCTCAAGAAGTCGTAAATAAGCAACAGGATGCAAGTTTAATTACGAAACGTTCATGGGACATTGCTGTTGCCCCTCTCAAACAG attccCATGAACTTATTTATCATGTACATGGCAGGGAGTTCGATTTCCATTTTTCCTATTATGATGGTTGGAATGATGTTGGTTCGCCCACTGAGAGCTATATTGTCACTTAATTCCT CTTTTTCGGCTCTTGAATCAGCTCAAAGTATCAATTTGTTGGCTCAAAAGTTCGTCTTTTGTATTGGTCAGTTTGTTTGTCTATGTCTTGCCCTTTACAAATGCCAAGGAATGGGACTCCTACCAACACATCCGTCGGACTGGCTTGATTTTATAGCTCCTAGAGAAAGAACGGAGTTTGCATCAGGGGGGCTGAGTTATacctaa